The genomic segment GCAAAATTACACCCTTAACCCAATCACGCCGGGTGACCCATCTCTGAGaccccagaaaaaaataaacactctGCGCTTCCCGCCAGTATGACACTGTGTCGGGGTCCGGCTCTGGCTCAGCAGTGGGCCGCAGCCGGTGGGCGGACAGACTCgggaagctccgcccgctgaTTTTTGTGAATgcctggatttttttattttgggtaCAAAATGTACCCGGCATGAGTGGATTAATGATATTGCATTATTTACTTTTGAATTTGACATGAAAATTTTAGATGCTTAGTACAAACACCCTATGAATATTAATTGGACAAACTTTTCATCTGTCCATATCACCTGccattcaggctcaccatggtcaATAataaagattctttacccttaataggggcattaaggcttgccccttcatcaattatcctatctaaatttgattctGATTGTTTTCCAACCCCTGCTGCTCCTTGGATCAATGATACCAATACCCCCTCCTTGATGTTTATCCATTCCAAACCACCCACTCAGGTTATTACTCCACCTTAAGAATGCACCCCTTTCTCTGGCCCAACATTCTTCTCTCCATTTACTCCACAGTCTTCAGTGTCTGCCCCCTCtacccttattactactattcatccttATTGCCCCCCCTCCACATAACTACACTCCACACCACACCATCTTcctcttgcccgcatccttctactgcctctacctctgcaaactttTTTGAGTACTGTGTGACCCAGCCAAATGGGATCAATTGTTTGTGATTCCCCACACAGCCCCCTACTTTGAGATTACTCACCTCTTTCAAcagtgtctccaaaaacaagtaggcaaactTACCTTTCGCAGTTGCTCCAATTGTTCACACCTCgtcagttacatctgaatcccaagctcttacactatctaccctaactgacctcactggcaaacccattcctgccaaacCTCACGCCTCTCTTAATATTTTTATAGGAACGGTTTCTATCCGCCCGAATGCTTGTTGTATCTACAAGACCTAGTCAGACTGAAAATTACCAACTTGCCTTGCTGATTCTGTAAAGTGCTACACTATTCCCCCCAGAGGCTAGTGTAAGTCTTATTAATTTCATGCAAAAAAGTTTAAGTTTAGCGATTATCTAATATTagtcaatattgccaaaattagcttctgtagacatgaccttcccCATGAAGTTTGTATTAGTGGATATTCCTATTGACCCCATCCTTAATTTTGGCCACCCAGTCAAACAGTGTCTCACTAcagcccactctcccccacccccctaacacacatttctgcatctcccccagtatctcttccctctgccctgaaccatcctacctctacttgCCCTATCCCCTAGTCAAATTCTATTTCCAGTCCAAATCCAGATCACTCCTGCCTTGAACCTCAGCACTCGCCTGCACTATAATTTTGCATGgttttctccacctttccttttccttctcttcatccccttctgcccGCATTCTAAAGTGTGAGaactgtgctgaaaggatgaaaggctggctttgtgtcagtctgAAAAACCTTCGTACTCCAtttgctctcccctctttaccaTTTTCAGTCCTGAATGCTCTTCATACTCCATTGCTCTTCtcactttacccttttcactatcaTACTAACCTACAGTGGTTTCCAACCTATGACATATTACATATGTTGTCCTAATTATGAACTCATTTGTAACGTTTTTGTCACAACACTTTATCTTGATTCTGAATGACTTCTTCTTACCTGGGGGCTTTGCCCTCAAGCTTCACCCTGTtactatatttttgtatacactgCTAATGACCTTATATGTTGTCTTGGCATAAAATTttttgataataaatgaaattttCCAGACATTCTTCTTGACACtttaccaccttccccagtccacTTTTCTCATTCTGCagattcttctcctatttctccaacagccacctattttccttgaacaatgaccttattccttccccagtcacagatacattGCAATTCACTCAATTTCTCTACCCTTTTAACCCCTCTCATTTTGCACTACTTCATttgcttcccccttttccccattttgCAACTGTACTATCCTATAACGCATTTTGATCCTGGATTCTTGCCTTACTTTTCCAATAACTatccttgaacattgttcctattccttcctgAGTGACAAATATACTTGTCACTTAATCACCCAACCCAATTAGCCCTctcctttctactaatctctgctctagcTCTGttgtccccctcttttcccttttcactaccatactatcgtATAACGCTCTCTAatatttgacatctaacacatattatcctaatctttaacttGTCTTTACCCTTTTTGACACATAGTTCTatttgacctttgatgtctagcacattgatTTGTTTCaaaaattaaacattaaacatatatCACTGACTAAACTGATGAAAGACAAATTGAATCAGGTGTGAACAGTCTTGAAAGACCTTTACTGGACATGACATTTACTTGTAAGTAATCACTGTCAATTAAAATAGATGAAATTTGATAAACTTTGAACAATGCTTCCCCTGATCTTGCAGGAAAAGCATAGCCAGTAAATAACgatattaattattttcataagatgatagtgctatatgacctttgatgtctagcatatttatttGTTCTAAAGCATTAACCATGCATAACATGAGCTATTGTATAAATCCCAAAATCCCATGTACATTGTTGTCATAACCGGGCTTAAAAGACTAGGACTGAGGCCCAAATTTGGAGAGTACCCCTGCCTTGGACCTTAGCCTTCATGTCCACTAATTTTGCATGTtatttctctctacttttctttttccttctcttcttcatccccttctgtccacatcctaaagtgtgagagccatgctgaaaagATGTaaagctggctttgtgtcagtcctgaacaaCCTTCGTACTccatttgctcttctctctttaccattttcactaccatactaacctacagccTTTTTGTCTTAACATATTTTTTCCaaattattcattaattttttacCTTTTAACCACAATACTTTTATAATAATGCTGTATAACCTTTCCTTACCTGGGGGCTTTGCCCCCAAGCCTCACCCTGTTCCTATATTTTGTATACGCCATTAATGAAATTAGATGTTGACGTGACAGAAAatgttcaataaataaataaatattgtataAGTGATTATAAATCTCAAGACTGAATACTAtatttcctccccccaccaatcCCATCCCCattgttggtgggggggggagctaaGGAGATGTTGAACCAATGCTGTCcatcaactaattttgcatggtcttttattttcctccattctctttcctttcacttctctgTCCCCTTCTGTCCATATCCTAAATTGTGAGAGACatgatgaaaggctggctttgttttGGTCCAGAATGGCCTTCATACTCCATTTGCTATTCCctctacccttttcactaccatactaacctacagtgctctacaacctttgacagcTAACAAATTTTGTCCAAAACATTAACTTGTATTACCGTTGTTGCCAAAATACTTTATCATGGTGCTGTGTGACCTTTCCTTCACTGGCCCCCCAAATACCATGCTCATTATTGTTGTGTGGGGGCTTAGGAAATGGAGACTGAAGCCAAATGTAAGGGGATCACCCTGCCTTGGACCCCAGCCCTTGccccaactaattttgcatggtcttttcttcactcttttttcttctctacttcatCCCCtcctgtccacatcctaaagtgtgagccatgctgaaaggatgaaagattgGCTTTGTGAATCCTGAATGACCTTCGTCCTACGTTTGCTATTACCTCTTTATGTTTTTCACTACCATGCTAACCTACAGCACTTtacaacctttgacatttaacataTTTTGTTCTGTGCTGCTATATTTTGAATACACTGCTAATCACCTTAGATGTTGATGtggcagaaaattttcaataaataaataaacactacaATATttcaatggataaataaataactatttcaCAAGACAAAATGGTATTTGATATATCAGTCATTACCCCAAGACTGGAGAAAACATTTGATTAAATTGTGCAAGGATCGATATTCAATGACCGGCTTGCGTTGGCTTGTGTGACATCCCAGTGATTTGAACTTGTGAATCTATTATTGTGATTTTAGTTCTGTTTACTTGTGACACAAGATGAGTACTGTATATGAAAATTTACAgggagtatatgtacatatagtttcAGTTGATGTTTTGATGCCAGTTTTAGCACAACTATATTCACAGTGTTACTTGAATTATTCACATATTGCTTCATGTACGTTTCCATTGTAAGAGGGATCTATTGAATCTGCAAATGTCCCTACATGACTAGACTGATTTCAGAAAATACTGAAAATTTCAAATAATATACTGTAGGCTTATTGCTGTCATGTTAGCCTGTTACTCTATTTAAACAAAACCactgtttttttatattacaaAATCAGTTTTGCTTATAGGAGTGGATCTTTTccctattagaaaaaaaataattggccCTTTTATTGCTACTTCTACTCCTTaaattccttcctttttctaGCCAGACATTCCTTTCATAGCTAGTACTTTCCTCCTATATTTGATTCTCTGTTTCCCTGATGCCCCTAAATCAGACTCTACTCACTCCTCCAATACACACATACCTTTCTAAATATCTCCCTGGTTCAGGATTTGATTTCAGGATTTCAGGATATCTTTCCTTTCTGTACTTTCATCTTTCCACCTCCACTTGAATCCATCATTCTTACAACAGAATTTTAAGAGATCCTCTTCCCAGTAGAATGCttaccttctcttccattcttcatcCTTCACAATCTTTACTGATTCCAGGAACTTGTTATCCCTCATACATTATGTAGTCAGTGAAACCCTTTGCCCAAAAGATTCAATTGTTCATTCTGTCCACATGACACAAAACTTAACTTTTGCTGTATACCCAGCCCTGTTGGGATCCCCTGCAATGAACCTATTCACTACTTTACACACCTTACCATAATCATTGACTCATTTCTACCTTATCTGTTACAATACTTaatcatagtgctatatgactttagatgtctagcacattaattTGTTCTTACCATTAACCATTTTACTTCTTAGAGAAAGGAACCCTTTCTCTCATAAAtggtattttataattattttgtcaAATTTATTATGAAGTGAAACATGCATTTTGAACATTTTCAGTTTGGTaaatattatttaatttatttaatatgGATTATGTAGTTAGTCAACAACTCATTAATTCTACACTGAAGCCACAGACATGCAAATACAATGTAATTTTATGGTGAGCATTGTTGAGACAAATATAATTAAATTAAtctgatattgataaaataaattcATCAGTTTCAGTCaattttatttattgaaaatttcTGCCACATCAACGTCAAAGGTCATTAGTGACATATAAAATATAGCACTAAGGTGAGGCTTGGGAGTGAAGCCCCCAGGTAACGAAGGTCATACAGCATTATGATTAAGTATTGTggtaaaaatgttaaaaatgcATTAACACAGTATAAAagatgttagatgtcaaaggttgtagagcccTGATGGTTAGCATAGTAGTGGAAAGGGTAAATGAGGAAACAGCAAacagacacaaagccagcctttcatcctttcagcacagctatcacactttaggatgtgggcagaaggggatgaatgagagaaggaaaaagaaagaagaaaagaccctGCAAAATCAGTTGAGGTCAGGGCAGGGGTGATCCCCAGTCTCCCAAGCCCCCCCACGACGACGACAATCATGGGATTGGGGGGGTGGGGCACTGAGtgctaataaaattattattaattgaaAATTTTCTGTCACGTCAACATTTGAGGTCATTAGCAGCACATTCAAAATATAGTGATATGGTGAGGTTTTTGGACGAAGCCTCTAGAtaaggaaaggtcatacagcattatgacaaagtattgtggcaaaaaaaaataaaaatgaattaacagTTAGGACAAAAATATTAGATAAAGGCTGTAGAGAGTACTGTAGAtaagtatggtagtgaaaattgTAAAGGGGGAAAAGCAAATGGAATACAAAGGcagttcaggactgacacaaagccagctttATATGCATTCAGAACAGTCCTCATACTTTAGAATGTGGACAGAAGaatgggatgaagagaaggaaaaaggaaggtggagaagaaaagaccccataaaattagttgaggcaagggctgaggtccaaggtaggggttaTCCCacacattgggcctcagtctccgtcttGTAAGCCGCCCCCCCCTTACGACAGCAATGATCATGGAATTGGGGAAATAAAGTGTTATACTTCCATCACTATTTATAGTTTTAATATACTTTTGTTAAATTAACCAATATGTTTGTATGGCTTTAAAATTATCAtattggttaatggttaatggttgaaacaaataaatgtgctagaagtCTAAGTCTAAGGTAAATGAGTTAATTGATTAGTATAGTGTTAAATGTCAAAGTTTATAGTGTtatagggaaaagggtaaagagggggtgcAAATGATGTAAATTGgacattaaaaaaggaaagggttaagagtATTGGGTGATTCTATGGAATGGGGTTTATCTGTTGTTGGGGAAGCTATAGTTACATTGCTTTAAGAAAAACTGGTAAAAGAGCTGTTATGAAATAATCACTGGGTAATCTgggtagagatggctgttggagaagtagcagGAGAAAAGTCTGGGGGATGAGACAAGAGGACTAGGGAATGTAACTGGAAAAATGTTAGGAGGGGAGGAATTCGGAGGAGGACATTGTTGGGACAAAGGATTCAAGTGAGTatccaggtgggagaggtaaggataatggagaacgaaaagggaatggtgtacatggaggagaggatggggtttgttggggaagagtaggaggaagaggggtaggggttacttgcaggggaggaggatggatattggcaaatactttgaatgtagagggactAAGTATAGAGGGACTGGAGGGTGGATAAGGGAGTGAaacattttcttgggtcatgtctaggaatttttggatgtcttcaagagtttctggggggggaggggttctgagaaacaaaggatctCTTGTGAGATGAGGGGACAGATGTTTGATGAGCAGAGGAAAAGACGGATgtaggagagggtgtggaaggtGAAGATGGAGTAGAATGTTTAGGTTGTCTGGTGCATTGCGTAaagtaagggggaggaagggtaggtatCAGATAAGTGgcagagattggagtatctggatttagaatggaaaagggacTTGAGTGGGACATGGTAGGATGGTTCCAGGTAGAGGGAAGAAATGCTGGGGGATATACAGAAACATCTTGTGGAGATTGGGTGTATCCATGGAGCAAAGGATTATTTTGGAATTGGTAGATAAACCTCATTACCGTGCTTCTTGTCTAGCCTCacagagtgaggcctagtttgaatctgagaattgCTACCTCACATTTGAGCTCATAGGCAGGGCAACTCCTATAAAATACGTTGTGGAAGTCACTGCAATTGGCACATGCATGTGACTGAGCAGGGGAATTTGAATGCTCATGACCAGTTTGGGCAGAGAGAGTATCAGGCTGTAGAgcaacagtgtttggctgggtagccaaaatgccaacatttctgacactgatgGGGAAGGGGTCAGTGTGGTCAGACACAGTAGGACattccaccaatataaacttcatgggggaggtcatgtctacagatgctattcttggcaatattgacggaCTTttgctggcctctgggaggaatagtataGCACTGTACTGCTAttgcatcataatcagcaaggcaggtaaggAGGTCATTTTCACAATCTGACCAGTTCTTCTCATATATGGAACAATCAGTTAGGGGGATGGAAACGGTTCCAGTACAAGTTTGAGAGAGGtgtgaggttcggcaggaatgggtttgccattaaggtcagttagggtagattgTGCACGAGTTTGGGATTCTGATGTAACTGACTGGGTGTGAATGATCAGAGTGACAGCATAAGGctactttgcctacttgttttgggATACACTGTTGAAAAAGaaaggtattctcagaataggagGATGTGGGAGAATCACTGAGTCGATCCCATTTGCCTGGGCCAAAGACTACTTAAAAAGTTTGCAGAAgtagaggtagtagaaggacgagggcaaGGGGAAGATGGGGCAGTGTAGTGTAgtagttgtgtgtatgtgggggggggggataatgacaataaggattaagagtagtaataagggaagaggaggtagccATTGAAGAAGACTaaagtaggagatggagaggaaattgttgggagagaggggaaggggtgcatTCTGGAGGTTGAGTTAACCTGGGTGGGTGATTCAGAATGGATAGTTGTCAGTAAACATTGAAGAGGGGGAAATAGTATTAGTGACAGGAGCTGTGGACAAAGGAGGCCCAGGCATTGGAAActcatcaaaatcaaaatcagataggctagttgatgttggggcaatggttaatgcccctattaagggtaaagaatctccTTTATTGGCCATAGcaagcctgaataaaatgggggaaATGAAAAGGTCTACCCCTCAAGGTCCCCATAAAAGGATAAGgactaggcaattaaccaagggaataccgtgcccatggctcccgaaggccgttcatgactgacaaagccagcctttcatcctttcagcacagctctcacaccataggaatgggacagaaggggatgaagaccatacagaagagaaagtagaagaaaagacgaagggaaTTATAAATGAATGGATGTAATCTCAATACATACCTGTAACATTTAATCTAGTGTTTTAGAGTAATATCTAGTAACCTAACTTGCATTTGTAATGTTTAACCCTAataacctttaaaaaaataagGAACAGCAATACAAAGTTCTGTCCACTAAAAGTATGTTCAAATGAGTGGGTCTGATTACGATTATTTTGTACCCAGTAATCGATCTGCCTTTCATGTCATTCTCTCACTTGCCCAGCAAACATGTCTGCTTGTCTGGACAATGGTTATCATAAAATGAACAggtatattaaaatatacattaCTGCATGGAGGCATGGAAATATTCACATGGACTTTTAATATGGAAACTTGTTCTATTAATTGAGGACTACAAATTCATGGTACTTTTATGAAGGATAAGGTTTCTCTTCAACACTGATTAAGAACTTCTCATACCTTCTTTGTCTTTAGTAAACTGTCTCGTTTGTATATACAAAGTATGAATTTTTACAGACTACCGAGATAGTCATGCAATTCTTTTACATATGGAATACTGATTTTCAATAAGGTACAAATTCTTTGAGTAATCTGACATTAGTACACAAATATTTGTTATAGTACAGTGTGTCCTCAATTTTAGCAATATGCAGATTTTTAGTGGCAAGTTAATGAATCTACCTCATTTTAGTTCAACAGTGGGGAAAATAATATTCaggatttagatttttttcctttaatttgagAACGGCTAATTTAAGAACGAggcctctcctttttctccttgtaCAGAGCAAGCAGGGAAACGTTGGCGACCTTCACTACCTTGAAACGGATACCTgtaaaacaaatagacaaattatTGAAGACTATTTCAACAATATTCTACATTCCACAATCCAGAGTTAATTCCTTATCATTTACAAATTTCTAAAGTTTCAGATCATTGGTTGCCAAAGCGGGCAATACCACCCACTGAAGGTTATGGAAAGGTTGGTATTTGCAACAGTTAAGTAAAATTTGTGTGTAATTTAAAAATCTGAATGATTTATCTGTTTAATATTACCAATTtgaagcattatatatatatatatatatatatatatatatatatatatatatatatatatatatatatatatatatatatatataatcaaatgtaaAGTGAGGGGGTTAGGAATCCATAGGGAAGCCAAGGGGCCACCAGCCTTAAATTTGGGAACCAATGGTTTGAAGCTAATTTCAGTTAATGGTAACAAGAGCAATGCATAGATTGAAGGAAATGGACACTGCTATCAAATACATCTACTGCAGCCCAATGAATTGACATATCTATTTTCTACAAGTGGGCATGAAGTGCTAATATAGGCAGGGTACAGggaaaggttaggtttaggtttgcaTGATATCCTGGTTTTGGAACTGACTTCGTCTCTGGAGGGTGCTTTACTCTTGGTAACAAATACCTAAATTTCTTATTCCCACATTAAATATCTACAATCAGCACTTACCGGGAATATCACCGACGGCATGGCCCTTACGACCAAATCCTGACACTAACACTTCATCGTTCTCTTCAATAAAGTTCAAGCAACCATCCCGGGGGACAAAAGCAGAGATCTTCTTGCCATTCTTGATAAGCTGGACTCGAACGCACTTACGGATGGCAGAGTTAGGCTGTTTGGCCTCAATGCCGCTGAAAATATAAAATTTCATGAATCTCACCATCTATTGATGGCTAGTAGAaccacagcagcagcaataaataATTCTACCACCTTACAATATTATGAGGGCACTACAATTTACTTTTGAGCACTAAGGAAAGTTGAATGTACATTATATTATAATTGAAAACAAAAGTTACAAATGACGATTGAAACATAAGCTAACACTTTCCTTAAAACCTGTATCTGATCTGCAGCATTACCCTTATCAATTATCATCCACCCCTGAAATTTAAGCAAAAACTTACATTTTCTCAAGGACAATGCCCTTAGCATGGGAGGCACCACCAAAGGGGTTGGCCTTCCAGCGAGTTCCCAAATGGGCTTTCTTGTAGTCCTTATCGTGCCATCTTTGTTCACGGCGGTGGTTCACATGCTTACGGGCAGTACGGATTCCACGAGGCTTACCTGTAATTAAATTTACACTTAAGAGGGATAGTAGATCACTAGTTTTTGGCTAACATGCAAATTCAAAGACTGGCAAGGTAGCAATGCCGCAGGACAGGTAAACGACAATAATTAAAGTGAAACTTGCTTTGAtttaagcataaaaaaaaaaaatctttacctaAGGACATGATACTAATTAATCCCATTCTTTGTTGTAATAGGTCTAGATATTAAAATCCAATGGCCAGATTAAATATTTCTCATGAATTCAATCTGGCACACAATACAAATTCAAAAGAGGTTAAGAACTTTCCTGCACAGTATTTACACAATAATACTGaatcaagaaaaaatcaaaatggaaGTATCCACCAGACTGAATTCCTATTGAATAACTGGTAAACCATACGATTCACCAATTTTTCCCCCCATTTATCACCAATGCTTACATTTACCGTAAATAACTTTTCACTTTCTGAATAGATTTTGATTCCAGTACTAATGATCAACTCGTAGCTGATGTGTGGCAAGTtaagtacatgccatggctgttgtggaccgaaaaacgGTTGGCATCTTATAATGCCCATTCCCGCACCATTGGCTCATTGAACGGAGTTCCCCCcccatctatatataaaaacaattatcaaATTAAACACCCAGTGGGCATGCCATGCATGCATATGCCATCCCAGGCACAAAGTGGTTAAATACACGAGTTGAAAAATTAGTTTTCCCAGTTTACCCATAAGCCCTAAAATACCTCGATACAATGTTTACTTGATTAAAAATATACAGGCTTGCACCAGCTACAGAAATACTATAAAGTTTGGTAAGGTTTTTGGTACAATAGCATTCATTAATGGTTTGATCAGGCTGGGAACAGCCTCTACCAGGGTTTTCCCTCATGATATACATCAAATTGACAAAGATCTGTGGTAAGTTTATCTTAGGTCCTAATCAATTGTCGCATGTCAAGTGATCACCACTTCATACAATTTGACCTTTAGATAAACACACACTTCCACTCTGGATACAAGACAAAATTAGCTATAACTGTCCCCAGCTTTAGCAAAAAGTCTGCAAGGAGGTCTATGAATACGGGTTTGTACAGTTTTCCCAGAGCTATCAGATGAGGCTAGTGGGCAGGATGAACAAAGTTAACTTCACCCCCGTTCCTGAGCAATGTCTTCGAAGAGAGGCACTCAACTTACATTCCACTAAGCTACAACAGTCATTGATATTATCTATGCTACAACTGACTACTTGGAGAAGAGGCAATTaagatacacataaaatataaatgaacCTAAGCGATTCAGATAAAATGTTCTAGCGGGGGGAAGTCCTTCCGTAACATAAACAAGATTCCCACTTGCCATATTCAAATTCCTTTCGACCATCAGAGAAAAATCTACACATCTATATAACTAGGTCAACCTAACAGACATTCTTATAGATAAATATGACAGCTGAAAGGTATTTTTGAATTCCTAAAGCATGAAAACAAATTACACTACCCAGCCATGCTTCACCCGCTCTCACGTGTTTACGTTGTCATCACATACAATGGGGATCAATTTCTTACACGATACACTTTGTGAATGAAATTTTCAAACTTTGAACCGCAAAAACTCATCGCCACTGAATAATTCCTGTAAATATAAGAACTCTTTACAAAAAGgcagataaataaagtaaaatgtgCCGGAGCTCAGACTTACCCATGGTTGCGGTGAGCTGTTTGCTCCGGAAAGAACAGCGTCTGGTAGCGGCGCTCTGTCTTCGACGTCATCCACATTTCTTTAaccttttgatattatttttgcaatattaattttatataaatacaaaattataTCAGAAATAATTAATGTAAACTTatcgaatatatataatattccaagaagaatatttttttatttgtttacattcgtTTCGTTCGGTTTGCTGTAGTATTGACAGTCATATGATCGGGTGATCGGCTGCTCTGAGCAAGATGAAGAAGGCAGGGTTACTGGTCATTTTTTCTGCCCTAATTTGTGGCACTTTTGCTAAGGATACAGTGCCTGTGCTCATTTGGAACTCGAGGCAGTAAGTATTGATACTgattctgtatgcatatatatcttgaaCCTGTTCTTTTACAGACTGATACTTCAATCCTCAACAGTTCTGTGACAGTTTGTTCAGAAAAATGTCTCATTCTTAATATTAGTATATGTTTCTCATGTTCAGTGAGTTGgaatatatatgttacatgtcTATGATATAAGATTTTTTGTGTAACTGAACCTAAGCTGCGGTGAGTCAtggagagaattttttttcttgtttcattttctacACACaaaatttttataatttctgtaTGGAAAATCAGATAGAATAGTGATTTTCAGGGATAAGGGTAATCGAGAGCAAACTGTTGGTAAATCATACATACTGGGTGTGGTCCTGGTGTAAAATTTGGTTGATCTAGAAGAATTGGAAGAATTTTAGTAACCTAACATTAAATGCTAAAGTAGAAGAATCATATCTAGactgataaaaaaatcaaaactagaGATGGTAATTCTAAGAAAGACAGCcgcacctatttttttttttttctctctctctcctacccccttcaagAGTGGGGGACCagtggagaattgggggttgaaggggggcacatacacggaagaaatagtggattcaaaagaaaaggaagttttta from the Penaeus vannamei isolate JL-2024 chromosome 33, ASM4276789v1, whole genome shotgun sequence genome contains:
- the RpS23 gene encoding small ribosomal subunit protein uS12, with amino-acid sequence MGKPRGIRTARKHVNHRREQRWHDKDYKKAHLGTRWKANPFGGASHAKGIVLEKIGIEAKQPNSAIRKCVRVQLIKNGKKISAFVPRDGCLNFIEENDEVLVSGFGRKGHAVGDIPGIRFKVVKVANVSLLALYKEKKERPRS